Proteins found in one Leishmania major strain Friedlin complete genome, chromosome 35 genomic segment:
- a CDS encoding conserved hypothetical protein (previous protein_id=AAZ14547.1) produces MEKWRTAKAQKQAEVEQLNGKLRRLCAAVEDEKSAAEAKIRESQGEHEAALRAARQSVEQAVKAEYQPKIAEAQQQLCAARKEEADLRELLEEKSGDGGGAAGAAKDVVKTALTAAVSAVLRRLDDVFESEEAEGLKMDEWRSELQSLVQREIQTSFAVGVESETQAERMEYTRFFDDMLAFWRSAEDQERERLLKMDESLLIDMQAMTQQELKRLQDEALGMERVYIESREAWAAEHQRLLQRELEATLQRQEAELQEQRRRRHSLHVERLRDAEARHKDVMAREEALHQKQMEQLKAYFAREEDLRAEQQRIQAAAQEDVKKSTALLRDIMATAEDAAAAVKAYEAAVDEGRRCVEVECEGRFKEQAEMLERLQQLAATQCSNTEAERAALEGCASQLRLASQNLDRHLQDESAWLAQQEATYKRSKDEWEREYRRWQHLVQQERQAAEEHFHEALLALQQSLGLLDTEERDLAVETAAMHRGFGDMEALAQREMESLRRRAADVQSRSVAIADVQAQLTQKKAAMAEAKQQLVLAQQRLEDEQAELRLDEERLRDMVEAVRVARSQAALRCYNMELLRTADAQRPRQPPEAVVTTAIDSDRRPPMRDEGRGSARRPASHEVAKGGLAALRDAASAKNGRLHRDPHRLPNRVLQELHDQLNALTTATGGGVGRDVFVPTMRWPDPALPRAMAAQRTRQTHPRRREAADDTFAADVPGPLSSPPLPGRRRHTRSKVHIRARPAATPQKGRPADPSSLPLTSDNLSQLSLRSDDEWSPSGNTFTNLIGFSDLDTTSQSIQ; encoded by the coding sequence ATGGAGAAATGGCGCACCGCAAAGGCGCAGAAGCAGGCTGAAGTAGAGCAACTGAACGGaaagctgcgccgcctgtgTGCCGCTGTCGAGGACGAAAAGAGCGCTGCCGAGGCAAAAATTCGCGAGTCGCAGGGCGAGCACGAGGCGGCACTGCGGGCGGCGCGTCAAAGCGTAGAGCAGGCTGTGAAGGCGGAGTACCAACCCAAAATCGCGGAGGCACAGCAACAACTGTGCGCCGCaagaaaagaggaggcggatCTACGCGAGCTGCtagaggagaagagcggcgacggcggtggtgcggcaggGGCGGCCAAGGATGTGGTGAAGACGGCTCTCACGGCGGCCGTCTCGGCCGTTCTGCGCCGGCTCGACGACGTGTTCgagtcggaggaggcggaggggctCAAGATGGATGAGTGGAGATCAGAGCTGCAGTCACTCGTGCAGCGCGAGATTCAAACTTCGTTCGCCGTCGGCGTGGAGAGCGAAACCCAGGCCGAGCGAATGGAGTACACACGCTTCTTTGATGACATGCTGGCGTTCTGGCGGTCCGCAGAGGATcaggagagggagcggctGCTCAAGATGGACGAGTCCTTGCTGATCGACATGCAGGCCATGACGCAGCAGGAATTGAAGCGACTGCAGGACGAAGCGCTCGGCATGGAACGCGTGTACATCGAGTCGCGTGAGGCCTGGGCAGCGGAACATCAGCGGCTTCTCCAACGCGAGTTGGAGGCCACGCTGCAGCGTCAGGAGGCTGAGCTGCAGGAAcagcgtcggcgacggcatAGCCTCCACGTAGAGCGCCTCCGTGATGCCGAGGCGCGGCACAAGGACGTTATGGCCAGGGAAGAGGCGCTGCACCAGAAGCAGATGGAGCAGCTCAAGGCTTACTTTGCCCGCGAGGAGGATCTGcgtgcggagcagcagcggatcCAGGCGGCTGCACAGGAGGACGTGAAGAAGTCCACGGCGCTCTTGCGTGACATCATGGCAACCGCTgaggatgccgcggcggcagtgaaAGCGTatgaggcggcggtggacgAGGGCCGGCGGTGCGTCGAAGTGGAGTGCGAGGGTCGCTTCAAAGAACAGGCGGAAATGCTGgagcgcctccagcagctggcggcgacgcagtgcagcaacaccgaggcggagcgcgctGCACTTGAGGGCTGCGCCTCGCAGTTGCGTCTCGCCTCTCAAAACCTGGACCGTCACCTGCAAGACGAGAGCGCGTGGTTagcgcagcaggaggcgaCGTACAAGCGAAGCAAAGATGAGTGGGAGCGGGAGTACCGCCGATGGCAACACCttgtgcagcaggagcgccagGCCGCCGAGGAGCACTTCCACGAAGCCCTGCTGGCGCTCCAGCAAAGCCTTGGTCTCCTTGACACGGAGGAGCGTGACTTAGCAGTCGAGACCGCTGCGATGCACCGCGGCTTTGGCGATATGGAGGCTCTagcgcagagagagatggagtCACTTcggcggagagcggcggaTGTGCAGAGCCGATCTGTCGCCATAGCGGACGTGCAGGCACAGCTTACCCAGAAGAAAGCGGCtatggcggaggcgaagcagcagctcgtccttgcacagcagcgtctgGAAGATGAGCAAGCCGAGCTCCGGCTTGACGAGGAGAGGCTACGCGAcatggtggaggcggtgcgcgtaGCCCGctcgcaggcggcgctccgCTGCTACAACATGGAGCTGCTTCGCACAGCCGATGCTCAACGGCCACGGCAACCGCCTGAGGCAGTGGTAACGACCGCGATAGATTCAGATCGACGCCCACCGATGCGTGATGAGGGGAGAGGCTCTGCACGTCGTCCAGCCTCACATGAGGTGGCAAAGGGTGGCCTGGCAGCTCTTCGTGATGCCGCATCTGCTAAAAACGGAAGGCTGCATCGCGATCCCCATCGACTGCCCAACAGAGTACTTCAGGAGCTGCATGACCAACTAAATGCACTGACGAcagccaccggcggcggcgtcggtcGGGATGTCTTCGTGCCAACGATGCGTTGGCCGGACCCCGCACTGCCAcgcgcgatggcggcgcaaCGGACGCGGCAGACACACCCGAGACggcgcgaggcggccgacgACACTTTTGCCGCCGATGTGCCAGGGCCGctttcctcccctccgctccccggccgccggcggcacacgcgtaGCAAAGTGCATATTCGTGCACGGCCGGCAGCCACACCGCAGAAAGGGCGTCCCGCAGAcccgtcgtcgctgccgctcacgTCAGACAACTTGTCTCAGCTGTCCTTGCGCTCCGATGATGAGTGGTCACCGAGTGGCAACACATTCACAAACCTGATCGGCTTTTCCGACCTCGACACGACGTCGCAGTCGATACAGTGA